The Coccidioides posadasii str. Silveira chromosome 2, complete sequence genomic interval AGTTACTCGTGATCACGCCAAGCCTCTGGGCCTGAAGTTTATTTGTAAGCATatgctccgtactccgtaaacaAGGTTTTAAGACCTGGGTCCTAGGGCAAAGACTTTTCTGCTGGTCGGCGATGGAAAATACTTTCCCGCCAATGCAACTGTCCTCTGCTTTTGCCTCTCAGAAATCCCCTCGCCCGTTTGATTTGGATTTTTCTGCGCCTAACAGTGGCCAccggtactccgtacaaactCCTAAACTCGATGGCAAAACCGCGAAATGTTATCAATTCTCTGTGGAGCTGCCATCTCCAGCCATGAATTGCTTTGAAATCAAATCCCCACCCGCGCAGTGCAGCGCCGGGTTTCATTGTGGGCAGTCTCGCCTTCGGGGACAGAGATCGAGCGAAGTTCCGATAATATATAATAGTGAAATAGTAGAAAAGATATAAAGCCATAACACCATATCTGTAGAATCTCGGGAAGTGCCATTCTGTTGTTTCCTCTTGTTCTCGAGAAAGAAACTCGCGCAccctctcctctcccctTTTGCACCGGTCTTCCCCCCGAGAAGCAGTCCGATAAATCTCAAGTTTTTATCCAGCATCATGGTATCTATACCGAAAACCGTTGCTCTTGTTATTGGAAGTACACGAGTTCCTCGTGTCGGATCTCGTGTGGCGTCTCTCCTCCTCGACAATCTCCGGCCGAAAGCCGAAAAGTCCAACATCAAGCTCGCAACCGTTGATATTGCTGAATTCAAACTACCCGTTTTCGACGAGAATGTGATTCCAGCAACAGTTCCTGCAAAAGCATCGTTCGCCCATGATCACACCAAAGCTTGGAGTTCCGAAATGGAAAAATACGACGGGTATATTGTTTTAAGCCCAGAATATAATTTTGGACCACCTGGAGGTCTCAAAAACGCCATTGATTATTTGTACAATGAGATCAAGGGGAAACCCGTTCTCATCGTTACATACGGAGCAAAGGGGGGCATTTTCGCGTCCGAGATGTTGGACAAAATCTTTAGCGGGATGGGGTTACAAGTTTGTGCAACGCGGCCATCCCTACCTTTCCAGGGACCAGATATCGCTTCCGCTATGTCAGAGGGGATACTGGCTGATGCGACGAGACAGGCGTGGGATCAAGGGAGGATGACAGAAATTTTCAAAGGGTTTACCGAGTTGGAGCAGGCGCTCAAGGCGAATTCAGCATGATCAGTGGGGTTCAAAATTCAGTCAGTCTAGATATGCTGCTTCAAGCATTTTCATCATTTGGGATCCTGTTTGGAGTTATCTGGGAGCACCTGTGCACATATTACATTAGATGTGGGATGGATACACCATAGGTGCAAGAAATGGGGAGTACCTACTTGCAGTGGATATAATTATAACATGCTTCATCCATAGAAGTGTTGAAGGGTGAATTTTGTTCCTGTGGGTGTACATATTGAAAACCATGGTTGGACCTTGGACAGAGGAATAGTATCCATTGTCCGCAATTATGTTGCGAACAGGTACTCCGAACCGTGCATACACAACGACGTGGTGACCTTGTGGCTGGTGATTGGTTGGAACAACTTTCGACCCTGTCCCGAGCAAGTTGCCAACTAACTAGCTCACGGCGGGAAGCGCCCTTCCTGACATCTCACACCCGTGCACACAAGCCCCGCGAGTACAAATCGCACATGGCGGCATCAGAAACTCTGACTCGATGAACTCTGGCTTTGCGATCGAACATCTTATCGTGATGCCGGGTACCTTAAAGCTTACTCTGTCGCCCTGCTGGCCCCTGTACGGTCCTGCAAGCGGTGAACAGGGCGGCATAAGACAATCACTGGGACAGGAGGCATATGCTACCATTGAGACCGGGACGTCTGATTTCTCCGCTCTGCTGCAAGATACATGTAGCTCCATCCCCGCCATGTCAGTGGCATGTGTTCATTTGATAGGACGAAGCTCAAATCCAGTTTTGTGTGTTTCCGCGGCGAAGATCCAGTCGCGGAACCATCTTACCCAGCACCATTAAATTGGATTTGATTCCCTCAGCCCCTATCGTCCTTCTTTTTGTCTCTAATATTTTGTGCTCCTTGATTCTCCTGTTGCCAGCCACGCCAACATCCTGCCTGGTCGACTTTGCAGCAATCATGCGCATCGTTGGCAGCATCTTCTCACTCCTAGGCCTACAAGGCCCCAGCACCTTGTACATTAAAATTGCCGCTGCTGGCATTTTAGTGGTGGGGTTCAtttttttcatattcttgCTTAATATTCGCAATCCAAAGACAAACTGTAATGGCTTTCTGTTCTCATATGCCACTTTTTTTTACGCCAACTTCCTCAAACCATTTAACTTTGCAGAAGGGAGGAGTCAGAAACATGCGCTGGAAAGTTTCTACGGAACGCAGGTGGCTATCATCCGAAGAAGAGATCGATCTATGCAACAAGAAGTCCTGAGCCGCTAATCTCTAGTCAGGCCAATATCTATGATTCTACCCGCAAACGTCTTCTCAAAGGTAGAGAAGATATGCTCGGGTTGCTGGCTGGCCAGTTGGAGTTCCAAGCTAGCCAGAAAAACGACCCTCAAAAAAAGCTGATTTGGGTGGATGTGAGTTAATATTCCGTGTA includes:
- a CDS encoding uncharacterized protein (EggNog:ENOG410PN5Q~COG:S), whose amino-acid sequence is MVSIPKTVALVIGSTRVPRVGSRVASLLLDNLRPKAEKSNIKLATVDIAEFKLPVFDENVIPATVPAKASFAHDHTKAWSSEMEKYDGYIVLSPEYNFGPPGGLKNAIDYLYNEIKGKPVLIVTYGAKGGIFASEMLDKIFSGMGLQVCATRPSLPFQGPDIASAMSEGILADATRQAWDQGRMTEIFKGFTELEQALKANSA